In Halovivax gelatinilyticus, the following are encoded in one genomic region:
- a CDS encoding tRNA-binding protein: MVESPFDVEIRVGEVTAAESFPETNKEAMTKLWIDLGDEEIQSAAQLDYHYDPDDLVGRRVLCATNLGSVRIAGFKSEALTVGVPSDEGYPVLVSPDDEVDVSLGAILY; the protein is encoded by the coding sequence ATGGTCGAGAGTCCGTTCGACGTCGAGATTCGCGTCGGCGAGGTGACCGCCGCCGAGTCGTTCCCGGAGACGAACAAAGAGGCGATGACGAAGCTCTGGATCGACCTGGGTGACGAGGAAATTCAGTCGGCTGCTCAGCTCGACTATCACTACGATCCCGACGACCTCGTCGGTCGACGCGTTCTCTGTGCGACGAACCTCGGGAGCGTTCGCATTGCCGGGTTCAAATCCGAGGCGCTAACCGTCGGCGTTCCGAGCGACGAGGGCTATCCCGTGCTGGTGTCCCCGGACGACGAAGTCGACGTCTCTCTGGGTGCGATATTGTACTGA